The nucleotide window TTCCTGCTCGAGGCCGAGGCTGCGGTCGAGGCGACCGATGGAGCCGCCGTAGCAGCCGCCGTAGGTGATGTCCGGGTTGCGCGGGTCGACGGCCACGTAGGCAGTCTCGCAGCCGGCGGGGGCGTACCAGTCCTTGCGCTGGATGCCCTGGCCGGCAGTGCGGCTAGGAATAGCGACAGCCGAATTATCCTGTTGACCGCCGTAGAGCCAGTAGGGGTATTGATTATCCACGCTCACGCGGTAGATCTCGGACGTGGGCTGGTTGGCCTGGGTGGACCAGGTGCGCCCGCCGTCGTAGGTCACGTTGGCGCCGCCATCGTTGGCCTGGATCATGTTCTTGGGATCGTCTGGGTTGATCCACAGGTCGTGGTTGTCGCCGTGCGGCGTGCGGATGGGGACGAAGTGCTTGCCGCCGTCGTCGGAGCGCCACATCTGCACGTTCATGATGTAGACGGTGTTGGCGTCCTGGGTGTCCGCGTAGACCTTGGTGTAGTACCAGGCGCGGGTGATGAGGTTGCGGTCGTCGCTCACGCGGCGGAACTTCTTGCCGCCGTTGTCGGAGCGGTAGAGGCCCCACTCGGTCTCGTGCTCGACGAGGGCGAACACGCGATTCGGCGCCACGGGCGACACGCTCACGGCGATCTTGCCGAGGGTGCCCTCCGGCAGACCTTCGGTGAGCGGCACCCAGGTGTTGCCGCCGTCGATGGACTTGTAGAGGCCGCTGCCGGGGCCGCCGGAGATCATGTCCCAGGGCAGGCGCACGGCTTCCCAGAAGGCGGCGTAGAGGATGCGCGGGTTGCTCGGGTCCATGGCGAGGTCGACGGCGCCGGCCTTGTCGGACACGTGCAGCACGCGCGACCAGGTGAGGCCGCCGTCGGTGGTGCGGTAGACGCCGCGCTCGGGGTTGGGGCCGAAGGCGTGGCCGAGCACGGCGGCGTAGACGATGTCCGGATCCTGCGGGTGGATGCGGATGCGGCCGATCTGGCCGGCCTCCGGCAGGCCCATGTGCTGCCAGGTGTCGCCGCCGTCCATGGAGCGGTAGATGCCGTCACCGGCGGAGGTGTTGCCGCGGATGTCGACGGAGCCCATGCCGGCCCACACGATGTTCGGGTCGGACTCGGCCACGGCGAGGGCGCCGACCGAGGCGCTGCCGAACTCATCCCCTTCGCGGGTGCGCGTGGTGGTGGCCATCTTCGGCAGGCCGCCCGTGGGCGCGCGCACGCGGCCGCTGGCGGCGAGCATCGGGTCCACATCGCCCATCACCGTCGGCGACGGCGGGGGATCGATCTCACGCTCCTTATCGGACACGTTGAACCAGCGCTGGCCACCGTTGGTGGTCTTCCAGACGCCGCCGCCCGTGGAGCCCATGTAGTAGGTGTCGGGCTTGCCGGGCACGCCGGTCACGGCCGTGACGCGTCCGCCGCGGTAGGGGCCGACGAGGCGGTATTCCATCGCCTGCATCGACTCTTCGTCGATCACCGCGGCGTGGGCTGTGCTGAACGTGGCGAGCGTGAGCGACAAGGTGCAGAGCGCGATTGCAGTGCGCCAAACGGTGGCCTTCATGGATGGCAATCCTTAAGAGCAAAAGATGACGGGCGGATGAGAATACCACCGGCCTAAAGCTGCCGGGGGCCGTTGGACTCTCGCTAGGACAACCCGTATAAAAAGCGACTGATAATTCCGGATTTTCAGCAAGGTATCCCATGGACGCGCTGTTCTCTCGATCCACCCTGGGCAGCGCGCTTGCGCTCATCGTGCTGAGCGCCTCGCCGCTCCGCGCCCAAGAGACTGCCACCCCAAATGATGTCGCCGATGAGCGCACCGGCGCCTACGCGCTCACGGGGGCCACCGTGACGGTCTCGCCAGGCAACGTGCTCAGCGATGCCGTGGTGCTCATTCGCGAGGGCGAGATCGTGGCGGTCAGCGCGGGCGATAGCCCCGTGCCGGAGGGCTACGCGACCATCGACCTCTCGGGCCGCCACATCTACCCGAGCCTCATCGACATCGACGCCGCCTACGGCCTCCCGGACCCCACCAAGCCGGCGCCGTTCTCCTTCTCCAAGGCCGAGGTGCTGGAGTCGGAGACGCCGGGCGCCTACAACCCCAATCAGGCGATCCGCGCGGAGTACGACGCGGTGAGCGACTTCACCGTGAAAGCCAAGGACGCCGCCACCTGGCGCGGCATGGGCTTCGGCACCGTGCTCACGTCCATGGCCGACGGCATCGCCCGCGGCAGCGCCGCCCTAGTCACCCTCGGCGACGTGTCGGACAACGAAGCCGTGCTCGTGCCCCGTGTCGCGGCTGTGTACTCCTTCAACAAGGGCTCGTCGAGCCAGAGCTTCCCGATCTCGCCGATGGGCTCCGTCGCCCTGCTGCGTCAGACCTTCCTCGACGCGAAGTGGTACGCCGCCCAGTCACCAAAACCGTTCACCGACGAGTCCCTCGCCGCGTGGTTAGAGCTGCAGGCGCTGCCGCAGATCTTCACGGTAGACGACTGGATGGCCGCCCTGCGCGCCGACATGGTGGGCGATGAGTTCAGCGTGCAGTACGTGATCCGCGAGGGCGGCGACGCCTACCAGCGCGTGGACGCCATTAAGGCGACCGGCGCCGCTCTCATCGTGGGATTGGAGTTCCCCGACGCCGAGGACGTCACCGACCCCTTCGCGGCGGACCACGTCTCCCTCACGGACCTCAAGCACTGGGAACTAGCACCTAGCAATGCCGCTCGCCTGGAGGCGGCCGGCGTCACCTTCGCCCTCACCAGCAGCGGCGATGCGAAGAAGTTCTGGCCCCGTCTGCGCCAGGCCATCGAGCGCGGGCTAAGCGAAGAACGCGCCCTGGCCGCCCTGACCACCGTGCCAGCGGCGCTCCTCGGCGAGTCCCTGCGCCTGGGTGAACTGCAGCCGGGCGCCATCGCCAACCTCATCGTCACCAGTGCGCCGCTCTTCGATGAAGCCATGGTGATCGAGGAGAACTGGGTGGCCGGCGAACGCTACCAGGTGAAGGGCCACACGCCCGATCGCAGCGGCGTCTACGCGCTCAGCGTCGGCACCACCGCCTACGAGCTGCACGTCAGCGGCAAACCCACCGCACCGAAGGCCGAGCTACGCCTGCCGGTGGAGGAGGCGATCGCCGAGGACGCGGAAGACGCCGAGGAGCCGAAGCC belongs to Pseudomonadota bacterium and includes:
- a CDS encoding amidohydrolase family protein; translation: MDALFSRSTLGSALALIVLSASPLRAQETATPNDVADERTGAYALTGATVTVSPGNVLSDAVVLIREGEIVAVSAGDSPVPEGYATIDLSGRHIYPSLIDIDAAYGLPDPTKPAPFSFSKAEVLESETPGAYNPNQAIRAEYDAVSDFTVKAKDAATWRGMGFGTVLTSMADGIARGSAALVTLGDVSDNEAVLVPRVAAVYSFNKGSSSQSFPISPMGSVALLRQTFLDAKWYAAQSPKPFTDESLAAWLELQALPQIFTVDDWMAALRADMVGDEFSVQYVIREGGDAYQRVDAIKATGAALIVGLEFPDAEDVTDPFAADHVSLTDLKHWELAPSNAARLEAAGVTFALTSSGDAKKFWPRLRQAIERGLSEERALAALTTVPAALLGESLRLGELQPGAIANLIVTSAPLFDEAMVIEENWVAGERYQVKGHTPDRSGVYALSVGTTAYELHVSGKPTAPKAELRLPVEEAIAEDAEDAEEPKPITAKLTFDDGAITLSFSPEKDAAAIRLGGWELDDHWAGEGRLPDGAIVKWRAVRAANLPDAEEKGEGKSEGDEKPALGEVIYPFTAYGTANPPGPEALLIRNATVWTLEGEGKLEGADVLVRDGRIAAVGQNLAGRNARVIDAAGMHVTPGIIDEHSHIALSGVNDIATNSSMVRMNDVVNSEDVNIYRNLAGGVTAAQLLHGSANPVGGQSALVKMRWGMLPQEMLIDGADGFIKFALGENVKRSRNPASIRYPQTRMGVEQVFRDGFGAARDYQEAWAAWQGLSRAEKARSPAPRRDLVMDAMAEILDSERFISCHSYVQSEI